One genomic segment of Suttonella sp. R2A3 includes these proteins:
- a CDS encoding tetratricopeptide repeat protein — MSAFRYPSWLILGVVLGQTSAQAYADNAPWDKDAQRLYDVLTAEFDDQRGNYQAAMDTMARVSADSKQYESFQYTFNLAMDVLNYQQAESTARSWVATFDEDLSAHWSLVQVLLASKQVDEAFDEICLIFNLDDTPHHVAQLSRYLTELPDSDARLALLQRLSKRYPDNAYLYYYIGIMAKEQGKIAETIAAFNQALALEDDWPQLLQMQAKSLASIGQLSRASEIMDNLLAKNPDDEYLLSAYIDMLVAHYQWPEAIALAERWRVVNPESVELRQLLAWLYGQRGEVAKALPEYRALLDEGLLGYDQYLFSAAQVYGNANDMATSVALLAQVPENSVLRLLALQQIALNVFQAGNIERAQKRFAALRQEFPDYALEMYLLEANQLDRLALWAEGDQLLAEAKARYGDQVDVLYALAKHESAQHNTVAAEAYYRQILSLDAANIDALNAYGYLLLTQTDRQEEAAQMIKQAIAQYVDSPAIQDSYGWLLYQQGKPEEALIWLRRAYAGYRSTDIVSHYIDVLMATDKRDLAEEVYRYEYGAAKEPQKLESLGARYEFSVNSP; from the coding sequence TTGTCGGCATTTCGTTATCCATCGTGGCTCATACTTGGCGTTGTGTTAGGGCAGACGTCGGCGCAAGCCTATGCTGATAATGCGCCATGGGATAAAGACGCGCAGCGATTATATGATGTGTTAACCGCGGAATTTGACGACCAACGTGGTAATTACCAAGCGGCAATGGACACCATGGCGCGCGTTTCGGCCGACAGTAAACAATACGAAAGCTTTCAATATACCTTCAATTTAGCGATGGATGTGCTCAATTATCAGCAGGCAGAGAGCACCGCGCGTTCGTGGGTGGCAACCTTTGATGAGGATTTATCCGCGCATTGGTCGCTGGTACAAGTCTTACTGGCCAGCAAACAGGTTGACGAGGCATTTGACGAAATTTGCCTGATTTTTAATCTTGATGATACGCCACATCATGTTGCGCAATTATCGCGCTATCTTACCGAACTGCCCGATAGTGATGCGCGACTTGCTTTGTTACAACGTCTTTCAAAACGTTATCCAGATAATGCCTACCTTTATTATTACATTGGCATTATGGCCAAAGAGCAAGGCAAAATCGCTGAAACGATCGCTGCGTTTAACCAGGCTTTAGCGCTTGAAGACGATTGGCCACAACTTTTACAAATGCAGGCTAAATCGTTAGCGAGTATCGGGCAACTTAGCCGCGCGAGCGAGATTATGGACAACTTGTTGGCGAAAAACCCCGATGATGAATACCTCTTATCTGCTTATATTGATATGTTGGTTGCCCATTATCAGTGGCCGGAAGCGATTGCCTTGGCTGAACGCTGGCGGGTTGTCAATCCGGAGTCAGTCGAGCTGCGTCAGCTACTCGCCTGGCTTTACGGTCAACGCGGTGAGGTGGCAAAAGCGTTGCCGGAATACCGTGCTTTGCTAGATGAGGGCTTGCTCGGTTACGATCAATATTTATTTAGTGCCGCACAGGTTTATGGTAACGCGAATGATATGGCGACTTCGGTGGCTTTATTAGCGCAAGTACCGGAAAACTCGGTGTTACGCCTACTAGCGTTACAGCAAATTGCTCTAAATGTGTTTCAAGCAGGCAATATTGAGCGGGCGCAGAAGCGTTTTGCTGCGCTGCGTCAAGAATTTCCTGATTATGCGTTGGAGATGTATTTGCTTGAGGCGAATCAGCTTGATCGCTTAGCGCTTTGGGCTGAAGGCGATCAATTGCTTGCTGAGGCCAAAGCACGTTATGGCGATCAAGTCGATGTGCTGTACGCTTTAGCCAAACATGAAAGCGCACAGCACAATACCGTTGCCGCTGAGGCGTATTACCGGCAAATACTGAGCTTAGATGCGGCTAATATCGATGCGCTCAATGCTTATGGCTACTTGCTGCTTACCCAAACCGACCGCCAAGAAGAAGCCGCACAAATGATCAAACAGGCGATCGCGCAATACGTTGACTCGCCAGCGATTCAAGACAGCTACGGCTGGCTGTTATACCAGCAAGGCAAGCCTGAAGAGGCACTAATTTGGTTACGTCGAGCTTATGCTGGGTATCGCAGTACCGATATCGTCTCGCATTATATTGACGTTTTGATGGCCACAGACAAACGCGATTTGGCCGAAGAAGTCTATCGCTATGAATATGGCGCAGCGAAAGAGCCGCAAAAACTCGAATCACTCGGTGCACGTTATGAATTTAGCGTTAATAGTCCCTAA
- a CDS encoding lipoprotein insertase outer membrane protein LolB produces MMTFFRKKHHYAVLALAMLALSCVSTAPINEQISTAQWSADGRMALKYPFCREYQACEPRAVNAAFFWRHLDADESLTLFDPSGQAQLQLDYQGDQVRVREGQEEQWLSVDELTSRLGLPLPLADVATWLREEKTQTEWREAGWQVRVSDWRGSYYRRLDMTREDYRVRLLIDEMRSL; encoded by the coding sequence ATGATGACTTTTTTCCGGAAAAAGCACCACTATGCTGTGTTGGCGCTGGCGATGCTGGCTTTGAGCTGTGTGAGCACCGCACCGATCAATGAGCAGATCAGCACCGCACAATGGTCAGCAGATGGCCGAATGGCGCTCAAATACCCGTTTTGTCGTGAGTATCAAGCTTGTGAACCGCGCGCGGTGAATGCGGCATTTTTCTGGCGCCACTTGGATGCAGATGAATCCCTCACGCTATTTGACCCCAGCGGACAGGCGCAGCTGCAGCTCGATTATCAAGGCGATCAGGTACGGGTACGCGAAGGACAAGAAGAACAGTGGTTAAGCGTTGATGAACTGACTTCGCGCTTAGGCCTACCGCTGCCGCTGGCTGATGTTGCAACTTGGCTGCGTGAGGAAAAAACACAGACAGAGTGGCGGGAAGCGGGTTGGCAGGTCCGGGTCAGCGATTGGCGTGGGAGTTATTACCGTCGTTTGGATATGACGCGTGAAGATTATCGGGTACGATTATTGATTGATGAGATGCGTTCTTTATAG
- a CDS encoding ribose-phosphate pyrophosphokinase, which produces MTVFTGNANPQLARQIVQHLGLPLGNASVNQFSDGEVQVEINENVRGKDVFIIQPTCTPTNDSIMELLVLSDALRRSSANRITAVMPYYGYSRQDRRPRSARVPISAKVVANMIASVGIDRVMTLDLHADQIQGFFDFPVDNIYATPIFLNDILSQNHDNLVVVSPDIGGVLRARATAKRVDAKLAIIDKRRPRPNESEVMNIIGDDISGCNCVIVDDIVDTAGTLGNAASALKERGAKTVTAYCTHAVLSGNAVNNVKNSGLDELVVADSIPLREDAKKCEKIRVLSIAGLVAESIRRIHVEESISSLFVD; this is translated from the coding sequence ATGACCGTCTTCACGGGTAACGCTAATCCGCAGCTTGCTCGTCAAATCGTTCAACATTTAGGTTTGCCATTAGGCAATGCTTCCGTCAATCAATTTTCTGATGGCGAAGTACAAGTAGAAATTAATGAGAATGTACGCGGTAAGGATGTTTTTATCATCCAGCCGACCTGTACACCAACCAACGACAGCATCATGGAGCTTTTGGTGCTCAGCGATGCGTTACGTCGTTCGTCAGCGAACCGTATTACCGCAGTCATGCCATATTATGGCTATTCACGACAGGACCGTCGCCCGCGTTCAGCGCGTGTGCCGATTTCGGCTAAAGTGGTCGCGAATATGATCGCCAGCGTCGGTATTGATCGTGTGATGACGCTTGATTTACACGCTGATCAAATCCAAGGGTTTTTTGATTTCCCCGTGGATAATATTTACGCAACCCCAATCTTCTTAAACGATATTTTATCGCAAAACCATGATAACTTAGTGGTTGTTTCACCAGATATCGGTGGCGTACTTCGTGCTCGTGCAACTGCTAAGCGGGTTGATGCTAAATTAGCGATTATTGATAAACGTCGCCCACGGCCAAACGAATCAGAAGTGATGAATATTATTGGTGATGATATCAGCGGCTGTAACTGCGTGATTGTTGATGATATCGTCGATACCGCTGGTACCTTGGGTAATGCGGCATCTGCGCTTAAAGAGCGTGGCGCGAAAACAGTCACCGCGTATTGTACGCATGCGGTATTATCCGGTAATGCGGTCAATAATGTGAAAAACTCAGGACTTGATGAGTTGGTAGTTGCTGACTCTATTCCACTGCGTGAAGACGCGAAAAAGTGTGAGAAAATTCGTGTGCTGTCGATTGCCGGCCTGGTTGCCGAAAGTATTCGCCGTATTCACGTTGAAGAATCGATTTCATCGCTGTTTGTTGATTAA
- a CDS encoding 50S ribosomal protein L25/general stress protein Ctc, which produces MSQDYKYELHGMIRQDNGKGASRRLRREGWVPAIVYGGEGEPLSIAVKQDELVKNAKHDSFYSQIINLKIDGQDDQEILVRDVQHHVFKPLFQHFDFQRIVRGQELYATVQLHFINEETAPGVKDEGGIISHYLNSVDIVCRPRHLPEYIEVDMGEVEMGTVIHLSDLVMPEGVRLVQEEELEETAVAQVVYPQRAEEDVSEDGIEADDAEDAAEGEDDANENDEA; this is translated from the coding sequence ATGTCTCAAGACTATAAATATGAACTGCACGGTATGATCCGTCAGGACAATGGGAAAGGTGCGAGCCGCCGCCTGCGTCGTGAAGGATGGGTTCCGGCTATTGTCTATGGTGGCGAAGGTGAGCCTTTGTCGATCGCTGTTAAGCAAGATGAATTGGTGAAAAACGCCAAGCATGACAGCTTTTATTCACAAATCATTAATTTGAAAATCGACGGACAGGATGATCAAGAAATCCTCGTGCGTGATGTCCAGCATCATGTATTTAAGCCGTTGTTCCAACACTTCGATTTCCAGCGCATTGTTCGCGGTCAAGAGCTTTATGCAACCGTACAATTGCACTTCATCAACGAAGAAACTGCCCCTGGGGTTAAAGACGAAGGCGGGATTATTTCGCACTACCTCAACTCAGTGGATATCGTTTGTCGTCCGCGTCACTTACCTGAATACATTGAAGTGGATATGGGTGAGGTTGAAATGGGTACCGTCATTCACTTAAGTGATCTGGTTATGCCAGAAGGCGTCCGTCTGGTTCAGGAAGAAGAGCTTGAAGAAACTGCTGTGGCGCAAGTGGTTTACCCACAACGTGCTGAAGAAGACGTTTCAGAAGACGGCATTGAAGCTGATGACGCAGAAGATGCGGCAGAAGGCGAAGATGACGCCAACGAGAACGACGAAGCATAA
- the pth gene encoding aminoacyl-tRNA hydrolase, with product MIKLIVGLGNPGDRYAKTRHNAGFWLLDALNCDSAWREEAKFFGQYAKVFVKSQPLHLLKPQTFMNRSGQSLAAIARFYDLTPEEILVVHDELDLPAGSVKLKLGGGHGGHNGLRDIIKALDSKDFYRLRIGIDHPGDRSEVINYVLKPPGKEQRIEIDRAIDAAIDVLPVLVSEGAEKAMNRLHTR from the coding sequence ATGATTAAGCTCATCGTTGGTCTCGGCAACCCCGGAGACCGCTACGCCAAAACCCGCCATAATGCGGGTTTTTGGCTATTAGATGCCTTAAATTGTGACAGCGCTTGGCGCGAAGAAGCTAAATTTTTTGGCCAATACGCAAAAGTGTTTGTGAAGTCACAACCGCTGCATTTATTAAAGCCACAAACGTTTATGAACCGTAGTGGTCAATCGCTGGCTGCGATTGCCCGATTTTATGATCTTACCCCGGAAGAAATCCTCGTGGTTCATGATGAGCTCGATTTACCTGCTGGTAGCGTCAAACTCAAACTTGGCGGTGGACACGGTGGGCATAATGGCTTGCGTGATATCATCAAAGCGCTTGATAGCAAAGACTTTTATCGTCTACGTATAGGGATTGATCACCCAGGTGATCGCAGTGAAGTGATTAACTATGTGCTTAAACCACCGGGCAAAGAACAACGCATTGAGATTGACCGCGCGATTGATGCGGCGATTGATGTGTTACCCGTTCTGGTGAGCGAAGGTGCTGAAAAAGCGATGAACCGCTTACACACACGCTAA